A window of Natronolimnobius sp. AArcel1 contains these coding sequences:
- a CDS encoding HVO_A0556 family zinc finger protein, with protein sequence MAKSQTTTDHTEGRVLAILDGRPCPSDDCDGDLERGTYKDNKAVVCEDCGTPQAQVWAPSS encoded by the coding sequence ATGGCGAAATCTCAGACAACAACGGATCACACGGAGGGCCGCGTTCTAGCGATTCTCGATGGGCGGCCATGCCCAAGCGATGACTGTGACGGGGACCTCGAGCGTGGAACGTACAAGGATAATAAGGCGGTCGTTTGCGAAGATTGTGGCACGCCGCAGGCACAGGTCTGGGCGCCGTCGTCGTGA
- the trmY gene encoding tRNA (pseudouridine(54)-N(1))-methyltransferase TrmY, with protein MRQFVLLGHDVPLDAGFSLDDLAGGAGRLDALCRSITAAFVTSHGIREDVRVHLVVQDTVTITFDGRDLRRLNPDERSTAALVRNALEHREEAIGSLPAEPSPGIELYRRGFEATLADLEGDGPLVQLHEDGDAMVDLEADTLADSVFVLSDHHDFTDEESDVLADVVDQRLRLGPELLHADQAITVTHHYLDTDGYERF; from the coding sequence ATGCGCCAGTTCGTTCTGCTCGGACACGACGTGCCACTCGACGCCGGGTTCTCACTCGACGACCTCGCCGGCGGTGCCGGTCGACTCGATGCCCTCTGTCGCTCGATTACGGCCGCGTTCGTCACGTCCCACGGCATCCGAGAGGATGTTCGCGTCCACCTCGTCGTCCAGGATACAGTCACGATCACGTTCGACGGCCGCGACCTCCGCCGACTCAATCCGGACGAACGCTCCACCGCTGCACTGGTTCGAAACGCACTCGAGCACCGCGAGGAAGCCATCGGCTCCCTGCCGGCCGAACCAAGCCCCGGCATCGAACTCTATCGCCGCGGCTTCGAGGCCACGCTCGCCGACCTCGAGGGTGACGGACCGCTTGTGCAACTCCACGAAGACGGCGACGCGATGGTCGATCTCGAGGCTGACACGCTCGCAGATTCGGTGTTCGTCCTCTCGGACCACCACGATTTCACCGACGAGGAATCGGATGTGCTCGCCGATGTGGTCGACCAGCGACTTCGACTCGGTCCCGAACTGCTGCATGCGGATCAGGCGATCACTGTCACCCATCACTATCTGGATACCGACGGTTACGAGCGGTTTTAA
- the rnhB gene encoding ribonuclease HII: MPFGVDEAGKGPVFGSMFAAAVSLENPDWLPEGIADSKQLTPTRREELAATIRADERIRVGVAEITPERIDDPETDMNSLSVAAHAEAINDAFAGLEEGGILDDESTISGLCDACDTDADRFARRVHDACEQTLETDHSLEIDARHGADDESPIVGAASIIAKVKRDAHVAAIAEEYGEIGSGYPSDPNTREFLETYVDDHGSLPPFARESWSTCEDVLAAAQQTGLGQF; the protein is encoded by the coding sequence ATGCCATTCGGCGTCGACGAAGCCGGGAAGGGGCCAGTCTTCGGGTCGATGTTCGCTGCAGCCGTCTCGCTCGAGAATCCCGACTGGCTCCCCGAGGGAATCGCGGATTCGAAGCAACTCACACCCACCAGACGCGAGGAACTCGCGGCGACGATTCGCGCGGACGAGCGCATTCGCGTCGGTGTCGCGGAAATCACGCCCGAACGGATCGACGACCCCGAGACGGACATGAACTCGCTGTCAGTCGCCGCCCACGCAGAAGCAATCAACGACGCGTTCGCTGGACTTGAGGAGGGCGGCATTCTCGATGACGAAAGCACCATCTCCGGACTCTGTGACGCCTGTGACACCGATGCGGATCGGTTCGCCCGGCGAGTGCACGACGCTTGTGAGCAGACACTCGAGACAGATCACTCGCTCGAGATCGACGCTCGTCATGGCGCAGATGACGAGTCACCGATTGTTGGCGCGGCGAGCATCATCGCGAAAGTCAAGCGTGATGCCCACGTCGCGGCCATCGCCGAGGAGTACGGCGAGATCGGCAGTGGCTATCCGAGCGACCCGAACACCCGCGAGTTTCTCGAGACCTACGTCGACGACCACGGCTCGTTGCCGCCGTTTGCCCGTGAGTCGTGGTCGACCTGCGAGGACGTACTCGCGGCGGCCCAACAGACCGGCCTCGGGCAGTTCTAA
- a CDS encoding DUF5812 family protein, which translates to MSETTGTFVVTHAESESAVVRDVDTAQVHTLASNPGLELHDVLEATVAPEPPLEVTWEVIDVEERRTVDVIDSDLEPTTHEKELAADAEVGDLIQEERAGTGELHIFRVPEEDIEDAATDVLEDEETVARAARLEAVRVEVRRSADDGVLSVRYLPD; encoded by the coding sequence ATGAGCGAAACAACGGGCACTTTCGTTGTCACCCACGCCGAAAGCGAGTCGGCCGTCGTCCGCGATGTCGACACTGCACAGGTTCATACACTCGCGTCCAATCCCGGTCTCGAGTTACACGACGTCCTCGAGGCGACTGTCGCACCGGAACCCCCGCTCGAGGTCACCTGGGAAGTGATCGACGTCGAGGAGCGACGAACGGTCGATGTGATCGACAGCGACCTCGAGCCGACCACACACGAAAAAGAACTCGCAGCCGATGCCGAGGTCGGCGACCTAATCCAGGAAGAACGCGCTGGAACCGGTGAACTCCACATTTTCCGCGTGCCGGAAGAAGACATCGAGGACGCGGCTACTGATGTCCTCGAGGACGAAGAAACTGTTGCGCGTGCTGCACGACTCGAGGCAGTTCGCGTGGAGGTTCGTCGTTCAGCCGACGACGGCGTGTTGAGTGTTCGATACCTGCCGGACTGA
- a CDS encoding sodium:calcium antiporter: MLEVLALLVIATVATGVVWKGSTWLEAAANDLAAGYGVPAVVQGAVIAAVGSSMPELMSVIIATLRYGEFELGIGAIVGSAVFNLVGGRMDTNRDLVYKEALFYMLAVAVLLLTFSLAVIYSPLEGEPLEGTITRPLALVPLGLYALYLFVQYLDVSEHDGTRAEIPIARTWGWFAVGLVVIIVGVEGLVQAAIGLGDAFGTPAFLWGMTIVAAGSSVPDAFVSVAAAREGRSSVSLANVLGSNIFDLLVALPAGVLVAGSLAIAFPHVVPMMAFLILATVVFFAIARTDMLLSRTEAWTLLGLYGLFVVWLVLESLDVVTVLPT, encoded by the coding sequence GTGCTCGAGGTTCTGGCGCTGCTCGTCATCGCCACTGTCGCAACTGGAGTCGTCTGGAAAGGGAGCACCTGGCTCGAGGCTGCAGCGAACGACCTCGCAGCGGGCTACGGCGTCCCCGCAGTGGTTCAGGGCGCGGTCATCGCCGCCGTCGGCTCGAGTATGCCGGAACTAATGAGCGTCATCATTGCGACGCTGCGCTACGGCGAGTTCGAACTGGGCATCGGTGCTATCGTCGGCTCGGCGGTGTTCAACCTCGTCGGCGGTCGGATGGACACGAACCGCGATTTGGTCTACAAGGAGGCGCTGTTCTACATGCTCGCCGTTGCCGTGCTCCTGTTGACGTTCTCGCTTGCCGTCATCTACTCCCCGCTCGAGGGCGAGCCACTCGAAGGGACGATCACCCGCCCACTCGCGCTCGTCCCGCTCGGACTGTACGCGCTGTACCTGTTCGTCCAGTACCTCGACGTCAGCGAACACGATGGGACTCGAGCAGAGATCCCCATAGCTCGGACCTGGGGCTGGTTCGCAGTCGGACTTGTGGTCATCATCGTCGGCGTCGAAGGACTCGTGCAGGCCGCAATCGGCCTTGGCGACGCCTTCGGCACGCCCGCGTTTCTCTGGGGCATGACCATCGTCGCCGCCGGCTCGAGCGTGCCAGATGCGTTCGTCAGCGTCGCTGCAGCCCGTGAGGGCCGCTCGAGCGTGAGCCTCGCGAACGTCCTCGGGAGCAATATTTTCGACCTGCTCGTTGCACTCCCCGCCGGCGTCCTCGTCGCCGGTTCGCTGGCGATAGCGTTCCCCCACGTTGTCCCGATGATGGCGTTTCTCATCCTCGCGACGGTCGTCTTCTTCGCTATCGCACGGACGGACATGCTGCTCTCGCGGACTGAGGCGTGGACATTGCTGGGACTCTATGGCCTGTTCGTCGTCTGGCTCGTCCTCGAGAGCCTCGACGTGGTGACTGTGTTGCCGACGTAG
- a CDS encoding PD-(D/E)XK nuclease family protein, translating to MSENADSDGDGTTPVTLSADGLRTYIHCPRRYEFAHVHGFDDSDDDGPDERVALLRRALCTTLEQTTRHTGEIEQEALADRALEALATRWERHDERFHSRAQRRHERQVLEATVDAYVEAVGPAHAAGLRQVLAAADDQENDPLADLVGPDLTLSSSVSIGEESEETATLEASVDYVFGDGSSVVGVRFVPSVRPLGFLRYRDDWERVAESFVDHFDPEMETFEPDPIGALFETSVVLAGLRSLCDRLGLEDRTCRYVQIPLADREHTSVNWVRETVETSLEPVDLTDAYVDHHTFGMTLEHRNTTVDSRLESLASRIASGAFDPSDRWDRIASESCPDCAYTVCCQEYIAEEVRFDG from the coding sequence ATGAGTGAAAATGCAGACTCGGATGGTGATGGAACCACGCCGGTCACGCTGTCTGCCGACGGCCTTCGCACGTATATCCACTGTCCCCGCCGGTACGAGTTCGCCCACGTCCACGGCTTCGACGACAGCGACGACGACGGCCCCGACGAGCGCGTCGCCCTTCTCCGGCGAGCGCTCTGTACGACGCTCGAGCAGACTACCCGGCACACAGGCGAGATCGAACAGGAGGCACTTGCCGACCGCGCGCTCGAGGCACTCGCGACGCGCTGGGAGCGCCACGACGAACGATTTCACTCACGCGCACAGCGCCGCCACGAACGGCAGGTGCTCGAGGCTACGGTCGACGCCTACGTCGAGGCTGTCGGCCCCGCTCATGCCGCCGGCCTGCGTCAGGTGCTCGCCGCCGCTGACGATCAGGAAAATGACCCGCTCGCAGACCTCGTCGGCCCGGATCTCACGCTCTCGAGTTCGGTTTCCATCGGCGAGGAATCGGAGGAGACGGCCACGCTCGAGGCGAGCGTCGACTACGTCTTTGGCGATGGTTCGTCGGTCGTCGGCGTCCGGTTCGTCCCGTCAGTGCGCCCGCTTGGCTTCCTGCGCTATCGCGACGACTGGGAGCGCGTCGCCGAATCGTTCGTCGATCACTTCGACCCCGAAATGGAGACGTTCGAACCCGACCCAATCGGTGCCCTGTTCGAAACCAGCGTCGTCCTCGCCGGACTGCGCTCGCTGTGTGACCGACTCGGTCTCGAGGACCGAACCTGTCGCTACGTCCAGATTCCACTCGCCGACCGCGAGCACACGTCGGTCAACTGGGTGCGCGAAACGGTCGAAACGAGCCTCGAGCCGGTCGACCTCACCGATGCCTACGTCGATCATCACACCTTCGGCATGACACTCGAACACCGAAACACGACTGTCGATAGTCGCCTCGAGTCGCTCGCCAGCCGAATCGCTTCGGGCGCGTTCGACCCGTCCGACCGCTGGGATCGCATTGCGAGTGAGTCCTGCCCGGACTGTGCCTACACCGTCTGCTGTCAGGAGTACATCGCTGAGGAGGTGCGATTCGATGGGTGA
- a CDS encoding CBS domain-containing protein — MEDIFVARVMSASLETVGSDTLVEDAGQVMLEKDIGSVVVTGEDNELEGILTTTDFVDIVAQSHPKAETTVARYMTEDVVTVSAQDSIRDAADLMVEHGFKHLPVIDEDEGVIGMITTTDLASYVSRIQSPSPE, encoded by the coding sequence ATGGAAGACATCTTCGTTGCACGAGTTATGTCTGCCTCGCTCGAGACTGTCGGTTCGGACACGCTCGTCGAGGACGCCGGTCAAGTGATGCTCGAGAAAGACATCGGTTCCGTCGTCGTTACCGGCGAGGACAATGAACTCGAGGGAATCCTGACGACGACTGACTTCGTCGATATCGTCGCACAGAGTCACCCGAAAGCCGAGACGACGGTCGCACGCTACATGACCGAAGACGTTGTCACGGTCTCAGCACAGGATAGCATCCGCGACGCGGCAGATCTGATGGTCGAACACGGCTTCAAGCACCTGCCGGTCATCGACGAGGACGAGGGCGTCATCGGCATGATTACGACGACCGATCTGGCCTCCTACGTCTCGCGAATTCAGTCGCCAAGCCCCGAATAA
- the secF gene encoding protein translocase subunit SecF has product MGYFDVPEIDYTRYTDRQLAAVPLAVLAVALLVLSGSFLLTGTPVPLGMDFAGGAELTVQTTSSESEIEGAFDIEPDSIQSVQAPGVENQYTVQFAGIEDNDVIQTLSEQAETNLEADGDASVVQSQSTVSPTFAEQTQQTALLGIAVAFLGMSVIAFLLFRTFVPSIAIVLSAFSDIVIPLAFMSLANISLSLGTVAALLMLIGYSVDSDILLNNHILRRQGDFYESTHRATRTGVTMTVTSMAAMLVMGVAATLFGVELLASVGIILFVGLAADLMNTYMLNLSLLRWYKFEGVRS; this is encoded by the coding sequence ATGGGGTATTTCGACGTACCGGAGATAGATTACACCCGGTACACCGACCGCCAGCTCGCGGCGGTACCACTCGCGGTCCTCGCGGTCGCGTTACTCGTTCTGAGCGGGAGCTTTTTACTCACCGGGACGCCGGTTCCACTCGGGATGGATTTTGCCGGCGGTGCGGAGTTGACTGTTCAGACGACTTCCTCGGAGTCTGAGATCGAGGGAGCGTTCGATATCGAGCCTGATTCGATCCAATCCGTCCAGGCACCCGGTGTCGAGAACCAGTACACCGTTCAGTTCGCTGGCATCGAGGACAACGATGTGATTCAGACGTTAAGCGAGCAGGCGGAGACAAATCTAGAAGCGGACGGTGACGCGTCGGTGGTCCAATCCCAGTCAACAGTCTCACCGACGTTCGCCGAACAGACACAGCAGACGGCACTGCTTGGCATTGCTGTTGCGTTTCTTGGGATGAGCGTCATCGCGTTCTTGCTGTTTCGGACGTTCGTCCCGTCGATTGCAATTGTCCTCTCGGCGTTTTCTGACATTGTGATCCCGCTCGCGTTCATGTCACTGGCGAATATTTCGCTCTCGCTGGGGACCGTTGCCGCGTTGTTAATGCTGATCGGATACTCAGTGGACTCGGATATCCTCTTAAACAATCACATTCTGCGCCGACAGGGAGACTTCTATGAAAGTACCCACCGGGCGACCCGAACGGGTGTGACGATGACTGTCACGTCGATGGCGGCGATGCTCGTGATGGGTGTCGCTGCAACGCTGTTCGGCGTCGAACTGCTCGCCTCGGTCGGCATCATCCTCTTCGTCGGCCTTGCGGCTGACCTGATGAATACGTACATGTTGAACCTAAGCCTGCTTCGCTGGTACAAATTCGAGGGGGTACGATCCTAA
- a CDS encoding preprotein translocase subunit SecD, which yields MGPKAFIKEYWRLILLILFVTAALVALFYPGGIMADDAVVEDEVDDTASNLEYGIDLDGGTRISAPITGLVAEDIDAGIVDEDGSVDHDRSSSLEDAIYEELDLETGDASVTITDDGTVSAEIYTDEVSEEEFAAVLQDQGVDVDEDDIRSGVSAQTRAQMIDTIQDRVNEAGLTGGTAYEEDTLGEGYYIVTEVPDMDPDELRELLEERGIVELQAYYQTDDGSYTNETVLTGEEIDTVDAPRSSEENPGYEVPISVDGSAAPGYQDRLNELGFTSEGQGQCDLSGVGGEVEFQGEYDRSQYCLVTVVDGEAIDAHSMGPRLADNMNAGTWQDDPSFFMGAPELDQAQLLSVNLRAGSMPAPLDFSQEQTLSVEPALADQFKLYSLLIGGLSILAVSGMVFLRYRNPKVAMPMILTATAEVVILLGFAALIRMPLDLSHVAGFIAVVGTGVDDLIIIADEVMDEGEVSSQRVFESRFRKAFWIIGAAAATTIIALSPLAVLSLGDLRGFAIITILGVLIGVLITRPAYGDILQRLLTDR from the coding sequence ATGGGACCCAAAGCCTTCATCAAAGAGTACTGGCGGCTCATCTTGCTCATCCTGTTCGTTACCGCTGCGCTTGTCGCGCTGTTTTACCCCGGCGGTATCATGGCCGACGACGCCGTCGTCGAAGACGAAGTTGACGACACCGCGAGCAACCTCGAGTACGGGATCGACTTAGATGGCGGGACTCGAATTAGTGCGCCGATTACCGGGCTCGTCGCCGAAGATATCGACGCCGGCATCGTCGATGAAGACGGGTCGGTCGACCACGACAGAAGCAGTAGTCTAGAGGACGCGATATACGAGGAACTCGACCTCGAGACCGGCGACGCAAGCGTCACGATTACTGATGACGGCACGGTTTCGGCCGAGATTTACACGGACGAGGTGAGCGAGGAGGAGTTCGCTGCGGTCCTCCAAGACCAGGGTGTCGACGTTGACGAAGACGATATCCGAAGCGGCGTCTCCGCACAGACGCGTGCACAGATGATCGACACGATTCAAGACCGTGTCAACGAAGCCGGCTTGACCGGCGGTACCGCCTACGAGGAAGACACGCTCGGCGAGGGGTATTACATCGTCACCGAAGTTCCTGACATGGACCCCGACGAACTCCGCGAACTACTCGAAGAGCGCGGTATCGTCGAGTTGCAGGCGTACTACCAGACAGATGATGGATCCTACACGAACGAGACGGTCCTGACCGGTGAAGAGATCGATACCGTAGACGCCCCGCGCTCGAGTGAGGAAAACCCGGGCTACGAGGTGCCGATTTCGGTCGATGGAAGTGCTGCACCGGGGTACCAGGACCGGTTGAACGAACTCGGCTTCACCAGCGAGGGACAGGGCCAATGTGATCTCAGCGGTGTTGGCGGCGAGGTTGAGTTCCAAGGCGAGTACGACCGTTCGCAGTACTGTCTCGTCACTGTGGTCGACGGTGAAGCGATTGACGCCCACAGCATGGGACCACGGCTGGCCGATAACATGAACGCCGGGACTTGGCAGGACGATCCCAGCTTCTTCATGGGTGCGCCTGAACTCGATCAGGCGCAGTTGCTCTCGGTGAACCTCCGGGCTGGCTCCATGCCCGCGCCGCTTGATTTCAGCCAGGAACAGACCCTCTCCGTTGAGCCAGCGCTGGCAGATCAGTTCAAGCTCTACTCGCTGCTGATCGGTGGCCTTTCGATTCTGGCAGTCAGCGGGATGGTCTTCCTGCGCTACCGGAACCCGAAGGTGGCCATGCCGATGATCCTGACTGCGACAGCGGAGGTGGTAATCTTGCTTGGCTTTGCGGCGCTGATACGCATGCCGCTGGATCTCTCTCACGTCGCTGGCTTTATCGCCGTCGTTGGGACGGGGGTGGATGACCTCATCATCATTGCCGACGAGGTGATGGACGAAGGCGAGGTAAGTTCTCAGCGGGTGTTCGAATCTCGCTTCCGCAAGGCGTTCTGGATCATCGGGGCCGCCGCGGCGACAACGATCATCGCACTCTCGCCGCTTGCCGTCCTCAGTCTGGGCGACCTGCGCGGCTTCGCCATCATCACCATCCTCGGCGTGCTGATCGGTGTCCTCATCACCCGGCCAGCCTACGGGGACATCCTCCAGCGACTGCTGACTGACCGCTAA
- a CDS encoding S1C family serine protease, whose product MNDDRPTRRRVLAATGAGLVGAVAGCSAPSGTSSIEGGPTRDIDRDNTADGSSFTEVYESIIDSVTQVRVFGVSDPLTDDEGRGQGSGFLYDENHLVTNDHVVADGEEVDLQYINGDWTGTRLVGTDYFSDLAVLEVDHAPDDATPLSLSDERPVVGQEVLAIGNPYGLEGSMSKGIVSGIERSVNAPDRQFSFPDVVQTDAAVNPGNSGGPLVDLDGNVVGVVHAGGGNNIGFAISAALADRVVPTLIDDGEYDHSYLGIGLLSVDRIVAEENGLEAATGVAVTDIVSGGPADGVLEGATSTVERRGEPIPVGGDVIFEIDGEPIPDRHALATHLALETSPDETVEISLWRDGSETTESLTLGTRSR is encoded by the coding sequence ATGAACGACGATCGACCAACCCGGCGCCGGGTTCTCGCAGCGACAGGTGCCGGTCTCGTCGGCGCTGTTGCTGGCTGTTCCGCGCCCAGCGGAACCAGTTCGATCGAAGGCGGCCCTACACGCGATATTGACCGCGACAACACCGCAGACGGGTCATCCTTCACCGAGGTCTACGAGTCGATAATCGACTCCGTCACACAGGTCCGCGTCTTCGGCGTAAGCGATCCCTTGACCGACGATGAAGGCCGCGGGCAGGGCTCGGGCTTTCTCTACGACGAGAACCACCTCGTCACGAACGACCACGTCGTCGCCGACGGCGAAGAAGTCGACCTCCAGTACATCAACGGCGACTGGACCGGCACCCGCCTCGTCGGAACCGACTACTTCAGCGACCTCGCCGTCCTCGAGGTCGACCACGCCCCCGACGATGCAACTCCACTCTCGCTCTCCGACGAACGCCCCGTTGTCGGCCAGGAAGTGCTCGCAATCGGGAATCCCTACGGTCTCGAGGGGTCGATGTCCAAGGGAATTGTCAGTGGAATTGAGCGTTCGGTCAACGCACCCGATCGCCAGTTTTCGTTCCCCGATGTGGTCCAGACGGATGCCGCGGTCAACCCAGGCAACAGTGGCGGCCCGCTCGTCGACCTCGATGGCAACGTCGTCGGCGTCGTCCACGCAGGCGGCGGTAACAACATCGGCTTTGCCATCTCGGCGGCGCTGGCCGACCGCGTTGTTCCCACGTTGATCGACGACGGCGAGTACGATCACTCCTATCTGGGGATTGGCCTGCTCTCGGTTGATCGGATCGTCGCCGAGGAGAACGGCCTCGAGGCGGCCACCGGAGTCGCCGTTACCGACATCGTCTCAGGCGGCCCAGCAGACGGCGTCTTGGAAGGAGCGACGAGCACCGTCGAACGCCGCGGCGAACCGATCCCCGTTGGCGGCGACGTCATCTTCGAAATCGATGGCGAACCGATCCCGGACCGACACGCACTCGCGACACATCTCGCACTCGAGACCAGCCCCGACGAGACGGTCGAGATCAGCCTCTGGCGCGACGGGAGCGAGACGACCGAGTCGTTGACACTTGGAACGCGAAGTCGCTGA
- a CDS encoding tRNA pseudouridine(54/55) synthase Pus10 produces the protein MTTDDARALLATGSICDSCLGRPFAERSFGLTNAERGRALRTTIALEDDTDFDPTPPAECWVCDGYCDTYDAIADTIVDALEGVEFATYQVGTRVPPLAEENERLLREDAGLEPDVGESFKREFNREVGRRVGAKTGTDVDFDRPDVLAIIDLEAFDPLEAADNDSVTSHAVDVQINPAFVYGRYRKLERDIPQTEWPCRECGGSGVQLGDSGEEPCDYCGGSGYLYDTSVEQVVRPHVVEAMDGDEGKFHGAGREDVDARMLETGRPFVLEVKRPNRRDPDPETLEQEINEAAAGSVEVDGLRLATYDMVERVKEHDASKQYRADVEFAEPLEEETFKTALAELEGTTVEQDTPQRVDHRRASLTRTRTVYDIGGELLEPTEAEVSVHGEGGLYIKELISSDEGRTEPSLAGLVETDAEVTALDVTRVEGEDEPFELEEFFLDEPRDSDE, from the coding sequence ATGACTACGGACGACGCCCGCGCGCTGCTCGCGACCGGGTCGATCTGTGACTCCTGTCTCGGCCGCCCCTTCGCCGAGCGGAGTTTCGGACTGACGAACGCCGAGCGCGGCCGGGCGCTGCGAACCACGATTGCACTCGAAGACGACACCGACTTCGACCCCACGCCCCCAGCGGAGTGTTGGGTCTGTGACGGCTACTGTGACACCTACGATGCCATCGCCGACACCATCGTCGACGCACTCGAGGGTGTCGAGTTTGCGACCTATCAGGTCGGCACGCGCGTGCCACCATTGGCCGAGGAAAACGAACGGCTCCTGCGCGAAGACGCCGGTCTCGAGCCAGATGTTGGCGAGTCGTTCAAACGCGAATTCAATCGCGAAGTCGGCCGCCGCGTCGGCGCAAAAACAGGCACGGACGTCGACTTCGACCGCCCGGACGTGCTCGCGATCATCGACCTCGAAGCGTTTGACCCGCTCGAGGCGGCCGACAACGACTCGGTGACGAGCCACGCGGTCGACGTCCAGATCAATCCGGCGTTCGTCTACGGGCGCTACCGCAAACTCGAGCGCGATATTCCCCAGACGGAGTGGCCCTGCCGGGAGTGTGGCGGCAGTGGCGTCCAACTCGGCGACTCAGGCGAGGAACCCTGCGACTACTGCGGTGGCTCGGGCTATTTGTACGACACCAGCGTCGAACAGGTCGTCCGCCCGCACGTCGTCGAAGCAATGGACGGTGACGAAGGCAAATTCCACGGTGCGGGCCGCGAAGACGTCGACGCCCGCATGCTCGAGACCGGCCGGCCGTTCGTCCTCGAGGTCAAACGGCCGAACCGACGCGATCCCGATCCCGAAACGCTCGAGCAGGAGATCAACGAGGCCGCTGCTGGGTCGGTCGAAGTCGATGGCCTCCGGCTGGCAACGTACGACATGGTCGAACGCGTCAAAGAACACGACGCAAGCAAGCAGTATCGCGCCGATGTCGAGTTCGCCGAGCCACTCGAGGAGGAGACGTTCAAAACAGCACTCGCGGAACTCGAGGGGACGACTGTCGAGCAGGACACCCCACAGCGTGTCGATCACCGACGAGCGAGTCTCACCCGCACGCGGACGGTCTACGATATTGGTGGCGAGTTGCTCGAGCCGACTGAAGCAGAGGTGTCCGTCCACGGCGAGGGCGGTCTCTATATCAAGGAACTCATCAGCAGCGATGAGGGGCGCACGGAGCCAAGCCTCGCTGGGCTGGTCGAGACGGACGCCGAAGTGACCGCACTCGACGTCACCCGTGTCGAAGGCGAGGACGAACCGTTCGAACTCGAGGAGTTCTTCCTCGACGAACCCCGAGACAGCGACGAGTAA